A region of the Verrucomicrobiota bacterium genome:
CGCTGCGTCAAGCGGCGAGTAATTCCTGAGGATCCCGTGCGTCACGGCGAGGCTCATCACCGCCAGCCCGGCAAGCGCCAGCCCCGCGTGCAGCACCGTCATCCGCCGGCTCACGAGAATGCCTGACAGCACAAGGTGAAACGCAAAGAACGGCAGGAAGAAGCTCACCGGACCGCCGGTGAAGTAGATCCAGAACAGCAGCGCTCCGTAGTCGGCCGCGATCTGGATATTGATGAACCGATAGGCCCGGCGCACGTTGGCGGACGCCCAGGCCTTCGCCGCGCAGAACAGGATGTTATAGACACCGACCGTCCCGGCAACGACCAGCAGCCACTCCGTCGGATACGCGATCCCGACGAGCCATGCGCCTATCGCGCCGCCCGCCATCAACACCGCGACGAGCCAGCGGATCCGCACCAGCCACCGCGCCCGGTAGACAAGCTCTTCTTCGCGCGCAATCATCGGCCCGATCTCACCTGACACAGCAGCGCCCCTCGTCTCAGAGGGGCGCCGGTCAACATATCGCGTCGTCGCGCGACCCTATCCGCCGAACGGGCGGTAGGCACGCTTCATGACTTCCGGATTCGCGTGGATCGTGTCGTCGCGGAGCTGCTCGAGGGCGCCCTTGACCGTAACGATGCTCATCACCTTGCGTCGAATCTCGCTCGACTCGTGCACGAGCTCGATGAGCGGTCGCCAGATCCCCTCGCGCCCCGTGACCCCCTTGACCGTGATCCGCTTGCCCTTGTGCGTGATCGCCGTCTCGATCTTATCGAAGATGAGCTCGTTCGGCTTGCGCCCATCGACGAGAATCGTCGGATCGTCATAGAGCGCAAAAAGCACCGTGCAGCCGCCCTCGCGCGTGTTGTCCAGCGCGAACTCGAGCACCTCGCGCCGCACGCCCGCGCCGTCGATCACAACGTCGAAGCCCTTGCCGTCCGTCAGCTCGGCGACGATCGCCTTGATGTGCGGATCGAGCGAGTTCACCGTGAAGTCGGCTACGCCGAATCCGCGAGAGAACCCGCGCCGGTACGAACTCACCTCGAGCGAGACGATCCGCACGGGCTCGTCCGCCAACTCCTTGGCGAAGAGCTGCGAGCACAGCCCATGTGGCCCGGCGCCGATCACGCCGATCGTCCCCTTGAGCCGCCCCGCTTGCTTGATCCAATGCACGATGTAGTAGTCGTTACCCATCCCCTCGATGAGCGACGGCCAGAACTCGGTATGGAGCGGCCCGGCGGGCAGGGTGTTGCAGCAGTAATCGGGGACCGTCAGATACTCGGCGTACGCACCCGCGATCGCCGCGATTCGCTTGCCCTCTTGGGTCCGCGGGCCCATGTAGCCGATCACCCCGTCGCCCACGTGACCGTCAACGACATAGTGCGACTCGCCCGCGATCCGGTCGCCGACCTTGACGCCCTTGGCACCCTTGCCCAGCTCGACGACCTCGCCGTAATACTCATGCCCCGGGATCGTGCCCGGCGCCACTTCCGGGTGATCGCCGCGGAACAGGTGTTCGTCGGTGCCGCACACCGACACGCCGAGCACCTTGAGCAGCACGTAGCCTGGCGCCGGCCGTG
Encoded here:
- a CDS encoding alcohol dehydrogenase catalytic domain-containing protein, whose product is MARETMNAWVYDNTGKDPDGVYIYRREVPMPRPAPGYVLLKVLGVSVCGTDEHLFRGDHPEVAPGTIPGHEYYGEVVELGKGAKGVKVGDRIAGESHYVVDGHVGDGVIGYMGPRTQEGKRIAAIAGAYAEYLTVPDYCCNTLPAGPLHTEFWPSLIEGMGNDYYIVHWIKQAGRLKGTIGVIGAGPHGLCSQLFAKELADEPVRIVSLEVSSYRRGFSRGFGVADFTVNSLDPHIKAIVAELTDGKGFDVVIDGAGVRREVLEFALDNTREGGCTVLFALYDDPTILVDGRKPNELIFDKIETAITHKGKRITVKGVTGREGIWRPLIELVHESSEIRRKVMSIVTVKGALEQLRDDTIHANPEVMKRAYRPFGG